CGGAATTCTCACGCATTACCACCAAGGATCTCATGGGGACCTTCATGACTGCCCTCGACACTTACTCACTTCGGCTGATTAAGCTGTATCGAATTAGAAAAGCTGCTTTCCGCAATGACATGGATTCCCTGTTGCAGAAGTTTGATGAACAggtaatatataaaaatgtatttgtgtctgGTTTATGAGGAACCTGAAGTTCTCACTGTAACGAAAgatactttattaaatatttactaaatTGATGTAAAAATTGTTAGTTTTCAAAAAGTGTGTCCTGAATGGGATTATAAGCTAACAAGCAGCGCTGTGTTTGGCAGATTGCAGGTAATGACAGACAGTTCAACTCTCATCCCACTCATGGCACTTTTTGTTATAAATGTTGTAATAAGTGTGCtacatttgttgcacatcaaaattacttaaaaaataaataaataaaaaaagctgaCAAAAACATGACCAATTATCTGTAATAACTCATTTCAACATCTTATTTCTTAAGGCTGTATTTTTAGCAACAACACTTaatgtgctttaaaaacaaaatggtaGGTTTATAAATGAGACTGAGTCTTATTTGATTTCCTTGTTTTAGGTCTCAAACATAGTCCAGCATCGACGAACCATCAGTTTGGAAGGGTTACCGATATTTGTTCGCGACGACGAGACCAAACTCTTCTTAACATGTCTGGTGAGTATGCAAATCTACTCAATCTTCAGTTTTGGTTTTCAGAGACTTATATgtactgttgttttttattttgcataggATACAGATCCAGTAGAGAGGGCAACCCGAGGTGTTACGGTGGGCATCCTCACTGTTCTGGAGGACTACGTGGGACCCAACTCACAGTCCACAGTGGTCAACACTGCCATTGTTTTGGAAGCGGACATTATTCTTGATGATCTGCCAGACCTTCCCACTGCCTTTGCCTACCTGTTTGGCCTACTTTATGGGCTTAACATGGAGTTTCCCAAAGAACTCAAGTACACATTTGAAGCTGTGCAACACATTTATATGGAGTTGACATCTACCTGTTCCCAGAGGATAAAAAGCTTCAAAACCAAGTTCTTAACCAAAGTCTAACCTATTTGACAACATGGTCAACTCAAATGCAACTTGTGTAAAACAGAATGCAGCAATTTGCTTTGATTTACAGTTTTTGGGTTTCGTGGTAAGTTGCTctgaaaaaagttaatttcTGACTTTAAGAAAATGGTAAGGTGCAGAAAGTTCTGAATCAATCTCTTCTGTTCTAACTTTACTTAATGTAGCTTGCATGGCTGATTGCAGATTTCATGTATAACaagtttttataaaatgttgaaaGGGTTTATTCTAACTTGAGCtgttttaaacaatttttataATCTGGTTTTAGGTACATTTGTACTAGTTTTATAACAAATGTGGCGCGATACTGAACTTCACAGGAAATTGGAGTGTTGATACCATTACTATTAAAAGACAAGTGGTGGAAAAATTTGTTTGAAAGTTGTTTGCTGTATGGAAACAAGATAGAAGTTGTTCACATCCTGCCATCTGATGTTTTGAATCTGTTTGTTAGTCACTATCTATCAAGATAGGTTTGATATTCTGTCTGACAACACcacctttaaaatttaaagatcTCAAAAGTCAACATTGTCAGTGGTGCGGTTGTGTTTGAACACAAAGTTATTTGAAAATCAACTGTGTAAACATTCATTGGTACAACAGGGAGCACCTCATGAAAACTATGAAAGATACTTTTTCTAAACTTTAGGAAATtgattggcaaaaaaaaaaaaaatgttgtgtaaactttaggaaatacgttgcagaaacaataaaatatgagttAAGAAAAAGGACAATTATTAAttttgtaaacacaaaaacattagctaAAGCAACTTTTCTCCTAAACTTGAAATTATAAGCTATCCCTCAGAACCTAAAAACATAAATGCAGTGGGTTGCCTtgagtttttaagtttttgcaacgtttttttttttttttttacagtgtgtgtctgtggatgtaaaacagtacCACACTTTCTTCCTTTCAAATTTTATACAAAACATCCAATCCTGGATCATATCCACTTAGAATTGAGTGATCCAAATACACCACATTGTGACAATAACCACGGCATAGCAGCTGATGAGCAGCAGATAGATACTGCTCATGGCACCACTGGTGCAACTAGACTTGCAGTCAAGACCACCTaaaccaagaccagagggtatcgagaccaggACGAGACTAAGAACAAGTCGAGACCAAgtcgagacgagaccaagaccaagacgaGACTAAGAACAAGTCGAGACCAAGTCGAGACAAAGTCGAGACGAGACAAAGTCGAGACGAGACAAAGTCGAGACGAGGACGAGACCAAGAcagacaaaaaagtctttaaactgcagccagatgctgcttcgtttacgggtgtcaggcatatttatgtgtttttgctttcgCGCAGCCCTCCTCACCactgtctactgtctcactcacttactgagaggacagacgcacgctccacttgactgtcgcgAAATGCAGATCCAAAAGCAACAACATGGCAGGTCAAGAGACAACAGCAGTGTCCTGAGCAGCGAGGGgtccagcagcaacagcagtatGTGCAAAAGGCATCAGCAAGGAGAAAACACCATCATCAtgactggatggatggagatgcgTTTCCAACAAGCTGCAActtcactgtgtgtgaatgcaaaCTGAGAACTGGACATTTGTTACGTTTGGAGTGAAACGGCAATGGAAGAGACAGTGGGCGTAGATTTCGTtctggcattggtggggaccaGTGACCAatgattcagtttttttccctttttgtctgTGCTTCTTGATAACAAAAGGAGAAATGTACTTGCCTAAATATGCTCTTCTACATGCttgtaaaccatttaaaattacaattgatagttttatatgtgagttATATAATGCTAAATtacaattaaacaaatgactaagtattttagactttCAGTCAGCAAGCCGGCCTAAAAACACATCAACGTAAACACACTGGcgacaaactgaaatactgcaaagaatgtgggagaagcttcccCACATCAGGTGACTTAAAACGACACAAACTCTTTCACAGTGGGGtcaaaaagcacctctgtgatcagtgtgggtcatccttcaccactgcaggtgaccttaaaacacacaaacgagtccacacaggagagaaaccatacaagtgcagacactgtgagaaAAGCTTCTCATGTTCAGGTAGTCGTAGCAAGCATGAACgtgcacacatggaaggaaactacagctgtgagcagtgtgacaagagcttcagtaATCTCAGTTCATGGAAGCTAAAGCGTAACGTATTCAAGGATGAAACAATCAATTAATTCATTATCTGGGAATTATACATTGCTACCACAAAGGATTGCTAATCAGGAGATAAATTCACCAGTAAACACGgaatacaaaacacacttcACAGAGCAGGACATTGATCCAGAACTGAACTTTTTTAACATCAAAAATACCTGCTACTATCATACTGAAGAACAATTCAACAAAACTGTCAAGGTCGACGGCAAAATATCTATAATCCACTTTAATAGTAGAAGTTTATATGCAAATTTTCACAAAATAAGGGAATATTTAAGCAAATTTACACATCCATTCAGTGTGATTGCAGTATCTGAAACATGGATTAATAAACAGAAAGGAGAGGACTTTGTAATAGATGGATATGAATTAAGTCTTACAAATAGAAAGAATAAGAATGGCGGTGGTGTGGCCTTGTTTGTggataaaaatttaaaatacaagatGGTAGAAAAAATGACGGTGGCGGTAGATAATATATTAGAGTGTGTAACAATAGAAATTAGtatgggaaaagagaaaaatgtcattgtaagctgtatatatagaacaccaGGTTCTAATATTGAAATTTTTAAGGAGTGGGTAGATAAAACATTCATTAGGACAAATCAAAAAGTCATGTTCATttgtggggattttaacatagaTCTACTAAATCCAAACAAGCAGAGAGCGACAGAGGAATTTATTAATACAATGTATAGCTTGGGACTTTTTCCAGTGATCACTAAGCCCAGCAGGATTACAGCACAGTCGGCAACCCTAATAGACAATATATTTACTAatgaaatagaaaatagaaCCATAAGTGGTCTCCtaattaatgacatcagtgatcatCTACCTGTTTTTATAGTGTATAACAGCAATTACAGGAAGGttaaacagcaaaacacaataaaatacaaacgagTGAGAACAGAAGAGTCAATAAACGCATTCAAAAGTGATTTACTCAAGCAAGAATGGGAGATGCtgtataaggaaaaaaatattgataaagcTTATGAGATTTTTTTAGGAAAATTTAAACTGTTATATAATAGTCATTGCCCAGTAAAGAAatatagtaaaaaacaaaaatatgcagaGTGCCCATGGATTACAAAAGGATTGCAAAATGCatgtaagaagaaaaataccTTATACAGAGAATTTATAATGAACAGAAGCacagaagctgaaaataaatacaagaaatataaaaataaattaacgaGTATTTTAAGGTCATGTAAAAAGGAATACTATGAAAAATTACtgattatgaataaaaataatattaaagggatctggaaaacattaaataccATCATCAAAAAGGGCTCGGGGCAGGCAGACTATCCTTCGTATTTCGCAAATAATGATAGAAATATTACTAATATGAGAGATGTGGTAAATGAGTTCAATAAATTCTTTGTAAGTGTTGGGCCAGACTTGGCTGAAACAATTCCTGATATAACAGATTCTGTAGAGAAAGAAACTAGACTCATTGATCGCAATCCTCATTCAATGTTCTTAACGGTGGTGGAAGAAATGGAAATCATTGATATTGTTGggaaatcacaaacaaaaaactctacAGACTCTGACGACATTGATATGGAAATCGTTAAGAGAGTGATAGAGGGCATTTCCAAACCCTTAACACACATTTGCAATTTGTCCTTACAAACTGGTACATtcccaaaacaaatgaaaacagctaAAGTAACACCACTGTTTAAAAATGGTGACAGACACCAATTCACAAATTATAGGCCTGTCTCTCTACTttctcaattttcaaaaatactggaaaaagtCTTTAGTAATAGACTTGAcaaatttatagataaacacaaaataataacggatagtcagtatggtttcagatCAAATAGATCAACATCATTGGCATTAATGGAACTGATCGAAAATATCACCAACAATATAGATAAAAGACAATGTATAGTTAGTGTATTCATTGacctaaaaaaagcttttgacacaATTAATCATGACATATTAGTTGATAAACTGGAGTACTACGGCATTAGAGGAGTGGTGTTAGAATGGGTAAAGAGTTATTTGAGAGACAGGCAGCAATTTGTGAAAATTGGGGAATATCAATCAGAGTGTATGGACATTGTTTGTGGAGTTCCGCAGGGGTCAGTATTGGGACCAAAGCTGTTTATCCTCTATATCAATGATATATGCAGAACATCAGATATACTACAGTTTATtctatttgcagatgatacaaatattttttgtgctggAGAGAACTTACATCAGCTTTTGGAAATTGTCACAcaagaaatgattaaactgaaaacatggttTGATAGAAATAAGCTATCATTAAATTtggaaaaaactacatttatgtTATTCGGAAATTGTAAAAAAGATGCAGGAGCAAAATTATTAGTAAACAATGTTGAAATAGAGCAAGTTTCGGATACAAAATTTCTGGGTGTGATAATAGATAACAAAATCTGCTGGAAACCTCACATAAAGCATATACAAGCCAAACTGTCAAGAAGCATCTCCGTACTaagtaaagttaaatattttttgccttCCAAATCACTCCGGGTACTTTATTGTTCACTTATATTGCCATATTTGGAATACTGTGTGGAAATttggggaaacacatataaaactgCACTTCAACCAATATGTAAAAttcaaaaaaaagcaatcaggaTGATTAATAAAGCAGGATTTAGAGACCATACTAACatcatgtttttgaaattaaaaatactgaagtttatggatcttataaaatataaaactgcaaaaattatGTACAAGGCCAGATACAATATGTTACCAGGAAATATACAGAGGATGTTCtatgacagagaaggagactaTGAATTGAGGGGGAAATTGAATCTAAGGATTCTTAAAGCACGGTCAAAGGTTAAAACCTTTTGTGTCACTATTTATGGGGTAAAACTGTGGAATAGTTTTACTATAGATCTACAGCAATGCTCAGGAATTAGTAAGTTCATGAAAATACTTCGAAAACTGATTTTGGAAGAATATGATACCGATAAAGATGATCACCCAttgtatgtataaaaatatcaaattatatcCAAATTATATCAGTCACGGTAGCCAAGTTTATATAGGTTCTCCTCGTGTATCGTGTGGAGTATGTGATGATGGGAATTAGGTGAATTATGTGGGATCAATAAGATGTTGAGCAGGGGTAGGAATTAATAAGTATGTTCatacttcttcctactccttttcagaccaaacattgttacattatgtcagacgattttgttttatttcattatatattttttgtttatctgaacacatacgtgtgtgtgtgtgtatatctacatatatattcgtatctgtaaatgaaaatatatgtagtgtgtatatattgttttttgttttatatgtctgaaacaaataaagatacaatacaatacaatacaatactctgcacacaaacgatcccacgttactaataaactgtttcactgttaccaatgtgccaaaacattcacttcattatctgctctgtgcaaacatcagcgcgaTCACGCAGCGCTGAAATCGTTCCCATCACAGGACGACAGCGaatctgaagagagagaaacatcCTCTTCTGGCGTCAGAGTCCAACTTAAAACCCtggagatcaggctccacagagatGGGCTCTCCTTAACGTTCTAATGAGGCAATGAATCAAAATGTTCCTGTAGTTCCATGTTAATCTTTATAAATTGTTCTTCTGTAGTGCTTGT
The Astatotilapia calliptera chromosome 17, fAstCal1.2, whole genome shotgun sequence genome window above contains:
- the LOC113009410 gene encoding uncharacterized protein LOC113009410, coding for MEILDKLAQEMFAIKAYPDKNEITSVAQELVSKHPCLKEPGNGTGYDGWATSIKFKLGNYRSKLSKAGCSEVAVNRKRRGEEDDSGSNRFSLKKPKRGEVNFIPDGPENYNDESLENERCILEDEMKKRDKNMALITQKMDITFSLRRKEVVEMQPLVKEMQLRWPALFLKEQICAEFSRITTKDLMGTFMTALDTYSLRLIKLYRIRKAAFRNDMDSLLQKFDEQVSNIVQHRRTISLEGLPIFVRDDETKLFLTCLDTDPVERATRGVTVGILTVLEDYVGPNSQSTVVNTAIVLEADIILDDLPDLPTAFAYLFGLLYGLNMEFPKELKYTFEAVQHIYMELTSTCSQRIKSFKTKFLTKV